The genomic segment acagctgccttgtactcttgtatatgctgttgcccgattcgagaccccaatgtcaattagtcctgcattatctacaataccggataaaagctcaccactcctgtctctctttccagacgaattataacgatcaatagcttcacatacgcagttgaaatctcccataagtaccgtgcatctgtcgacgtcaattaaattacgcactttttcaaataactcaagccgtttcggaacatcattaaacgcatatagattgataattctccatggcactccttgcaacaaaaaatcacagcatatatacctgccctcttcatcaacactagtgcacaatgctgaacagggtaggctttttctcagaaacaaccaacagcccgcagataaacctttagcatgtgagacacacacattaaactgagacagaaaaggccgcagggccctctcggtctcttcctcgctctcgatctttgtctcttggatggcgacaaagtcgagacgcttccgattgagaagtctacggagttgtgcttgtttctgcgaagacctaaggccgcatacgttcaaggtggcaaatatgagtcgctcagactgcgccatggtgactaccttctaattcgcttatcgtcccacttgatcagtcccaagagttggcgctgaggcttcccgtgagcccccagcaggcctcctagatcgggatCGGCGACACTTCCCCTTTGGCACGGACTTTCGGCGACGGCGTGACTCCCTAGTCACTGACGCTGGGTCACTCCCTTTGCTTGAATCCGAGCTAGATGATGCGCGACGTTTCAGTATTGCTGTATTCGTAGAGATCTGCATATCATCTTCCGACACTGCATcatgatgaaaaagctgctgcggagctgcagCGCAAGCAGGTGATGAACTTTCTGCGGCATCTAGCCCAGAGTCTCTATCTTGTACTggtggttcttcggcatctttatgGGTCAGCGCAACAGCACTCTCCAAAGGAACTCCTACTTGTGCTAGGGGTGGTGCGGAGTCGttttgggtatgctgcttgcatgattcacttggctctttgcacgcagaagtttcaactgtgtcaacagcgagtgactttctttcctcttctggattccttgtggtagagcttgcagcatatgacattgacggagtgtctcccgttgcatccaaaacctcggtggcatccataatatgctcttgtaggttatcatctggctgttttgtgtgctgtcgcagcttgttggcgtatgtcataacacaatcttcggccgaatgaccgaagcgtcgacagttgtcacagcgaggggtcctgcagtttcgacggatgtgtccaaccttactgcaccgaaggcaaagtggtgggcggccatgtatcaggacgaggctttgcactccgcagacaacaagaatgtgaggaatatccgcaatgcgaactccatcagcaagggacaaaacaacatccctatttagcgtccgcatttgttccatgtccgctactttccagctttcttgtgatattgtcttgaccttcccaaaagcttgcagtgcctcaCACACATAGGCGTTCTCCAAGcgctcaggaagccacataagcttcaacttcacttccgtgggctccgggtctataacgaggcatcgacgacttttgacgaaacattcgcctcttgtgaccaactttgttttcgtcagcgttgacttgcatgtgaccatccaaacatgagacattTGAAATTGACCTATGGAGCTTATTTCCTTCAAGTCAATGATGTCCCGAAGAGCATCTCTAAAATCTTGAGCCCGGTAGGGGCGACCAGCTAAGTCCGCATGTAGAAAGACAGAGTCCACAACAAGCTTACCGGTGGGAAGGCGAGGAAGTACAACACGATAGTCGTTGCCGCtggctgaagcctgagcagcacctcggcccatggccgataaatccttcgaagcggagaacatgaaaaacgcgtccgttcagaacgtcgtcttcgccaagccagtgcttgggacttgctgGTAAACTTTCgttggcaggcttgatgtcgggaaagtgaTCGCGTAAATACGAGTTATAAAGCGTTTCAAACACCAAGAAAACAACcagtcgcacaatgcgaatagcgcaacgTGTGGGTCGTCCAATACTTCAACCATATACAAAAAGCTTGTTCCTCTTCACATATTAACTTTGTTGCATACTCACTTCTGAAATTATTCTTCATTGTTGTCAGTCCCTGCTTGAAAAAATGGCACGAAATTCCGTGCAagggtttagcggataccacacttctcagaagattgacaaaaaaaagcatagcgaatgctggcctcctacccaaaaatttttattattaatgccgtagtgggtataaagcaagtgtgcttgcagcggtTACTTTATGAGTGTTTATAAAAGTTCTATAAggccacttttctagctttctctgtgactgtgctgcgccttccatgTCGCCCTGGCGCTTTTTTCTCTCTCGTCTCTTCttttctcggttacgcgtgacgcatgagaggagctttgcccctaaaacagtGGAACTGAAAAATGGAAAACTCTTACACTGGATCATCCTACCTGTGTATTAATAGCAGGGACTCAAAAAAGTTTTAAGAAAGATAATAAAGTGGGATGTCTGCGAGTTTAGACGCATATACTTGAGGGAACTGATAgatatatttctttatttattatttgtttatcACTTACAGGTGACACGCATTTCGAGCAGGGAGGGCAATATATTAATAGAACAGTGAAAGTgtagaaaataaaaagaacaagCGAAACAAGAACAGTATTACAGAAATAGAGTAAAAAATGTGTTTCGGGAAACTATATACAATATTACAGAAATAGAGTGAAAAACATGTTTGGCGAAGCTATATGCAAGCTTAAATAATATTTAGCACTATAGAGTCGATTCGATTACACAATTTCGTTTGGTTATGACATGAGAGAAAAAAGAATTCTCAAATGTTTCGTTCTTGCGAAATACGGTGTCAATACATCTTGCCTACAGTGACGAGTGGTTCGGGTTAAGGAAAGCCATAGATATAGAGATGAATCTAGCGTTAAACTGTTCGTTTGAAGTAGTTTAAGAAATTTCAGTCTCTGCTTTTCTAATTAAGGTATATTAGCATACTAGTTTTACATCAATTGGTGCTTTTTAAGTTTGTGCCTCGATAGGAATAATTTAGAAGGCTGAGGTGCTAGTATTACTTATGAGGTGATGTCATGTTAACGTGTTGTTAAAGGTGGCTCCTAGACACTTGTGTTGGTTTATATCATGCAGGAAGGATGAACCTAATTCATACGTATGAAGCAAAGGTCATTTTTTGTGTGCCATTCGCTATATTAGGCTTTTACCTGTGTTTAGTGTGATTTTCCAGTGCTTGCACCATTCAAGAATTTTATTCGAACTACTATGTAAACTAATTTGGTCACTGACAGAAATATTGTCTTTAAAAAGCATGCAATCGGCAGATATTCAAATCTCGACAACACTTCAACAATGTTAAGAATGTCATTATTATATATATTAAAAAGGAGAAAGCCGAGGACACTACCCTGCGCCAAACCTAATGTGACGGGAAGTGAGTCTCTTTCGCGACTTACAACACAATAAAGCAGA from the Rhipicephalus microplus isolate Deutch F79 unplaced genomic scaffold, USDA_Rmic scaffold_818, whole genome shotgun sequence genome contains:
- the LOC142795713 gene encoding uncharacterized protein LOC142795713, with the protein product MFSASKDLSAMGRGAAQASASGNDYRVVLPRLPTGKLVVDSVFLHADLAGRPYRAQDFRDALRDIIDLKEISSIGQFQMSHVWMVTCKSTLTKTKLVTRGECFVKSRRCLVIDPEPTEVKLKLMWLPERLENAYVCEALQAFGKVKTISQESWKVADMEQMRTLNRDVVLSLADGVRIADIPHILVVCGVQSLVLIHGRPPLCLRCSKVGHIRRNCRTPRCDNCRRFGHSAEDCVMTYANKLRQHTKQPDDNLQEHIMDATEVLDATGDTPSMSYAASSTTRNPEEERKSLAVDTVETSACKEPSESCKQHTQNDSAPPLAQVGVPLESAVALTHKDAEEPPVQDRDSGLDAAESSSPACAAAPQQLFHHDAVSEDDMQISTNTAILKRRASSSSDSSKGSDPASVTRESRRRRKSVPKGKCRRSRSRRPAGGSREASAPTLGTDQVGR